The genomic window GCCCCAGATCCTGCAAGGCGGAAACGATAGACCACGACTTCACGCCGCCGGTGTAGAGCAGCACGCGTTTGCCGCGCAACTTGTCGCGCCAAGGTTCGAGTTCAGCATTGATCTTGGCTTCCTCGCGCACGATCATCGCCTCAGTGCGTTCGGTAAGTGACGGGTCTTTGAGCAGGCGCGCGAAATCACGGAAGGCTTGCGAGGTATCGGTCACGCCGTAGAAACTGCCTTCAAAGAACGGGATCTTGTAATCGGTTTCCAGCTTGCGCGCCACGTTGAGCAGCGCCTTGGCACACACCACCATATCGGCTTCGGCACGGTGCATGGTCTGCACATCGTGAAAGCGCGCATCGCCGGACAAAGTACACAGGATGCGCAAGCCGAGTTCGTCGAACAGCGGCAGCACGTTCCAGAATTCACCCGCGATGTTGTATTCGCCGATGAGGTTCACGTCATGCACGGTGATGCCGGGACGTTGCTGCTCCGGCAGCAGCGGCAACGGCTCCGCCGTACCCACCACATACTTGAACATGGCCTCGCCCGCAATGCGGTTGCCGAGGTTCTTGGTGCCGTAAAAACCGGCGCAATCAACCGGCACCACTGGCACGCCGCATTTTTCGGCGGCAGCTTTGCATACCGCGCTGATGTCGTCGCCGGTGAGCGCGGGTACACAAGTGTTGTAAACGAAGACCGCCTTGGGCGCGTAGCCGTCCACGGCTTGCTTGATGGCATGGAACAGGCGCTTCTCGCCGCGTCCCATGATCACATCTTGTTCGGTGAGGTCGGTGGTCATGCCGATGCGATACAGCGTGGGGCCGGAAGAGCGCGTACCACGGTTGTCCCACGAACTGCCCGCGCAGGCGATGGGGCCGTGAACGATATGCGCCACATCGGCGATGGGCAGCAAAGCGATCTGCGCCCCGTCGAAAGAGCAGCCACCCGCCGTCGCGCCCGGCTTAGGGCGCGCGCAACCGGACTTCTCCTTCTTGTTATGTGTGCAGGCCGGTTCGTTAAGTAACTCGGCGATGTCTTTGGCGTGCATGGCATTGACTCACAGGTAATGACACCCATGTATCTGCAAATGCCATGCCAGACGACAGCGGATTGATTTATTGGAAATTTATTGAGAGGGAATTTGTAGCAAAGCAGACAAAACGGACGGGGACGACAAATCTGTGGCGCAGGGTGGGGAGCTGGAGGCGAGGCATCTTCATTGCGAACCTGAGCTAATTATTTCTCCATCCTAACGACAAAAGTTACGATTGTTGTCGATAGCACCTAGCGCTACCATTTGCCATGACCAAAAAGTCACCCAACACAATTCGAGCTTTCATCTTACTTCCACGCCTGCGTCAGCAATTCATCCAGCGCATCAGTAATGCGATTACCTTCGCCGGAAATTATCATAAAGCGACGACTGCACCACAACAACAAACGGTATATGTTGCTGTTGACGTCCAGTGTTACGGTAAATATCGAACTGAGCCATATTTTAAAGTGTGGAATACTCATCAGCGAACGAACCTGACTGTGCATTGAATCCGTTCCACATTCCTGCAACTTGATTTGCTTGCTCCTGACGGACCTGCTTTTCACGCTGTATCTGCACAACATAGCTAGACAATAGTGTCTCAACCACAGCCGACAGGTTTGGCGTCAGCGCTTTAGCTTGAGCGACGATATCCTCATTTAATGTCAAATTCACTGCGCGCTTACGAACAGAATTAGTTTGTAATTTCGTCATGATTTATGGCCACAGAATATGTACGCGCATTATATGCGCATGCATATTCAAGTGGAAATCGGTTGAACACTAGTGCGCGCATTCCCCTTGCTAGGTGAGTACCGAACCGGCCTTGCACCAGCAGGGGGTCAAGCGGACGGTTTTGTATTTGACTTGGCATTTGCTGCTGACTTTCTTGTGTGCTCAGTTGTACCCTGTGCTTCCACGTATGCTCGAATCGTCTCAAGCGTAGCGCCGCCAACTGAGCCGACGAAGTAGGCCCGATGCCAGAACAATGGCTTGGCATGGTAAAACTTTACCAAATGTTCGGCAAACCTGTTTCTTGTTCTGCGTGCGCTGGCGGTCTTGAGATTGTTGATTAGTACCGATATATCCAGTGCCGGATGGATATCAACCAAGAGGTGCGCATGATCTGGCTCGCCGCCGAATTCAATCAGCTTGCAACGCCATCCATCGAGTATTTCTCCAAAGGCAGTTTTGAGGTATTCCAGCACTTCCGGCGTAAGTGTTTTACGGCGGTATTTGGTCACAAAAACGATATGTAGCTTAATGTTATAAACTGCGTGAGAACTTGATTTATTATTGTGTTCCATGCTTGCGCCCTAAGTAGTTGTGGTAGTATATCATCTATGCAAATAGGAAATAAATTTCGTTGTTATCCTACTTCTGCTCAGGAGCAAACCCTGTTGCGGTGGATCGGTTGCCAGCGGAATATCTACAATTCCAAGGTGCGCGAAGACCAGTATTTCCGCCGCTTTGCGCAGAAATCTTTGCAGCACGTCGGGCAGTATGCCCCGATAGACCAACAATACAGCCAGTTCAAAACTGACTTAACGCCATATTTGTCCGAAGTGCCTAGCGTCTTGCTGCGCAATGGCGCGGTGCTGTGGAAGCAGGCGTATGGTCGTTATTTCTCCAAGCTGGGCGGTCGTCCAGTCATACACAAGAAGCACGGTAAACAAGCTGTCTGGCTTACTTCGGAATTGTTCAAGTTTGTGCCAGTTACCGATACCGAGACTGGCAAAATCACCGGTCACCAGCTTTATCTCGGAACCAAGAAATTCCCTGTTGGGATTTTGATGTTCAAGGCGCACAAGGACTACAAACTTCCCGCCTCACTGCACATCAGTATTCATGCAGGGCGTTGGCACGTTTCGTTTAACTACGATGATGGTATTCAGGAACCAACCGACAAAGACACAACCGACTGGCTAATCCAGTTTGATGAAGCAGAATTGCGCAAGATGACTGCCGGGCTGGATCTTGGCGTTACTTTGCCGTTGGCCGGGAGCGATTACCAGCAATTCGGATTTTCAGAAGTTCAAGACAAACGCCTGCTTGCTCAAGAGCGACACAAAAAATGCTGGCAACGCCGTCAGGCGCGCCGAACCAAGGGGTCTGCGGGTTGGGTCAAGGCGAAGCGCAAGGTAGCGCGTTATCAGCGGTATGGTGCCGATGTGCGCCGGGATGTATCTCATAAGACTAGCTGTTGAATTGCACCCAAAACTGACCCACCTAGCGCAGTAAATTGCATCCAAATTTGACCCACGTATAGATACTGTCCTGCTCAATATTTGAGCGGGAACAAACAGGAGTGATCAACGTGGCGATATTAAGCAGCATCAGGCGCTGGCATTTGCGCGACAACATGCCCATCAGAGAGATCGTTCGAAGGACCGGACTCTCCCGCAACACCATCAGGAAGTATTTGACCAACAAAGTCGTTGAGCCCAAGTACCCCAAGCGTAAGACCCCCAGCAAGCTCGACGACTATGCCGTCAAGCTAACTGCATGGCTAAAGACCGAAGCTGGCAAAGGACGCAAACAGAAGCGTAGTCTCAAGCAACTGCACAGCGACTTGGTGCAGCTAGGCTTCACAGGCTCCTACGACCGAGTGGTTGCCTTCGCTAAACGATGGCGACAGCAACAACAAGAACAGGCGCAGACGGCGGGACGCGGCACCTTCATTCCGCTCATCTTTGCACCTGGTGAAGCCTTCCAGTTCGATTGGAGCGAAGACTGGGCCGTCATCGCGGGAGAACGCACCAAACTTCAGATTGCTCACTTCAAACTCAGTCACAGTCGAGCCTTCTATCTGCGTGCCTATCCGTTGCAGACACACGAGATGCTGTTCGACGCACACAACCATGCCTTCGCTGTCTTCGACGGCGTGCCTGCGCGTGGCATCTACGACAACATGCGCACCGCAGTAGACAAGGTCCGACGCGGCAAACAACGCGACGTCAATATCCGCTTCTCTGCCATGGTGAGCCACTACCTGTTCGATGCTGAATTCTGCAATCCAGCTTCCGGTTGGGAGAAAGGACAGATTGAGAAAAACGTACAAGATGCAAGGCATCGCATCTGGAACAAACTCCCCGCGTTTGGGAGTCTGCATGAACTCAATGACTGGCTACATCAACGCTGCCTGTCGCTCTGGAAAGAACTCCCTCATCCCCTACAATCGGAACGTCGTATCGCAGATGTCTATGCGGACGAACATCCTTGCCTGATGGCGCTGTCCTGCCCATTTGATGGATTTGTTGAACACGTCAAACGCGTGTCGCCGACTTGCTTGGTCATGTTCGAGCGTAACCGCTACAGTGTTCCGGCCTCCTATGCCAACCGCCCCATCAGCCTGAGGGTGTATGCCGACAAGCTGTTGTTCGTAGCTGAATCTCAA from Ferriphaselus amnicola includes these protein-coding regions:
- the nifE gene encoding nitrogenase iron-molybdenum cofactor biosynthesis protein NifE — its product is MHAKDIAELLNEPACTHNKKEKSGCARPKPGATAGGCSFDGAQIALLPIADVAHIVHGPIACAGSSWDNRGTRSSGPTLYRIGMTTDLTEQDVIMGRGEKRLFHAIKQAVDGYAPKAVFVYNTCVPALTGDDISAVCKAAAEKCGVPVVPVDCAGFYGTKNLGNRIAGEAMFKYVVGTAEPLPLLPEQQRPGITVHDVNLIGEYNIAGEFWNVLPLFDELGLRILCTLSGDARFHDVQTMHRAEADMVVCAKALLNVARKLETDYKIPFFEGSFYGVTDTSQAFRDFARLLKDPSLTERTEAMIVREEAKINAELEPWRDKLRGKRVLLYTGGVKSWSIVSALQDLGLEVVATGTNKSTEEDKARIREIMGEKTKMITDGSPKALLGVVKEYQADILIAGGRNMYTALKAKLPFLDINQEREFGYEGYSGMTELARQLALTLQSPVWAAVRKPAPWAKSTVPGIELGA
- a CDS encoding CcdB family protein gives rise to the protein MAQFDIYRNTGRQQQHIPFVVVVQSSLYDNFRRR
- a CDS encoding type II toxin-antitoxin system CcdA family antitoxin, with the translated sequence MTKLQTNSVRKRAVNLTLNEDIVAQAKALTPNLSAVVETLLSSYVVQIQREKQVRQEQANQVAGMWNGFNAQSGSFADEYSTL
- the tnpA gene encoding IS200/IS605 family transposase, coding for MEHNNKSSSHAVYNIKLHIVFVTKYRRKTLTPEVLEYLKTAFGEILDGWRCKLIEFGGEPDHAHLLVDIHPALDISVLINNLKTASARRTRNRFAEHLVKFYHAKPLFWHRAYFVGSVGGATLETIRAYVEAQGTTEHTRKSAANAKSNTKPSA
- a CDS encoding RNA-guided endonuclease InsQ/TnpB family protein; translation: MQIGNKFRCYPTSAQEQTLLRWIGCQRNIYNSKVREDQYFRRFAQKSLQHVGQYAPIDQQYSQFKTDLTPYLSEVPSVLLRNGAVLWKQAYGRYFSKLGGRPVIHKKHGKQAVWLTSELFKFVPVTDTETGKITGHQLYLGTKKFPVGILMFKAHKDYKLPASLHISIHAGRWHVSFNYDDGIQEPTDKDTTDWLIQFDEAELRKMTAGLDLGVTLPLAGSDYQQFGFSEVQDKRLLAQERHKKCWQRRQARRTKGSAGWVKAKRKVARYQRYGADVRRDVSHKTSC
- the istA gene encoding IS21 family transposase — translated: MINVAILSSIRRWHLRDNMPIREIVRRTGLSRNTIRKYLTNKVVEPKYPKRKTPSKLDDYAVKLTAWLKTEAGKGRKQKRSLKQLHSDLVQLGFTGSYDRVVAFAKRWRQQQQEQAQTAGRGTFIPLIFAPGEAFQFDWSEDWAVIAGERTKLQIAHFKLSHSRAFYLRAYPLQTHEMLFDAHNHAFAVFDGVPARGIYDNMRTAVDKVRRGKQRDVNIRFSAMVSHYLFDAEFCNPASGWEKGQIEKNVQDARHRIWNKLPAFGSLHELNDWLHQRCLSLWKELPHPLQSERRIADVYADEHPCLMALSCPFDGFVEHVKRVSPTCLVMFERNRYSVPASYANRPISLRVYADKLLFVAESQIIAEHVRMISNKHAHGQTIYDWRHYLSVLQRKPGALRNGAPFAELPEGFKHLQNILLKRLGGDREMVEILALVLQHDEAAVLTAVELALESGVPSKQHVLNLLTRLIEPAPPAPVDTPAHLTLVVEPQSNVSRYDQLREVRHAA